A genomic window from Candidatus Acididesulfobacter guangdongensis includes:
- a CDS encoding heterodisulfide reductase subunit C codes for MEYDENGVSIVSNDFKKEIFEEAKKDFRYEEYVRGCLNCGVCTGGCPPHRFFDFSPRMVLQNCKSNDPALVWGMMDEYVWACFQCFTCAMICPFLNNPGGVIAILREISVRRGFESAKKVLKPYSRVLLKLTAYGNQLSPDMIQPDFFPDWGPHIGYASEDLPLKRKAIPMPTLQVTNLAWDVAPEAMKELYTIFEEAGVFKIIEVVDPSLYEIIQDIVDDVRSE; via the coding sequence ATGGAATATGATGAAAATGGTGTAAGTATTGTCTCTAATGATTTTAAAAAGGAAATTTTTGAAGAAGCTAAAAAAGATTTCAGATATGAAGAATATGTGAGAGGCTGTCTGAATTGCGGAGTATGCACAGGAGGATGTCCACCGCACAGGTTTTTTGATTTTTCTCCAAGGATGGTTCTTCAAAATTGTAAATCTAATGACCCCGCGCTTGTATGGGGAATGATGGATGAGTACGTGTGGGCATGTTTTCAGTGTTTTACGTGTGCTATGATTTGTCCGTTCTTAAATAACCCCGGCGGCGTTATTGCGATATTGAGAGAAATATCCGTCAGAAGAGGATTTGAATCCGCAAAAAAAGTTTTAAAGCCTTATTCTCGTGTTCTTTTAAAGTTGACTGCATATGGGAATCAGTTATCTCCTGATATGATTCAGCCTGATTTTTTTCCTGACTGGGGTCCTCATATAGGTTATGCATCCGAGGATCTGCCGTTAAAACGAAAAGCTATTCCTATGCCGACGCTTCAGGTTACAAATCTTGCGTGGGATGTTGCTCCTGAAGCAATGAAAGAGCTTTATACCATTTTTGAGGAAGCAGGCGTATTTAAAATTATCGAAGTGGTTGATCCTTCGCTGTATGAGATAATTCAAGATATTGTGGATGATGTCAGAAGCGAATAA
- a CDS encoding heterodisulfide reductase subunit B, with protein sequence MAIEIRNRLGLADVKSDFRHIAGRKIENIHNELLELEAKGELKVIHITDEHKPIEAETLFGWKKKIPTTKLWHHKSCGQCGNIPGYPVSLLWFMNKFGTEYVDERNQTSCTAWNYHGSATSNPVGLAAVAVRNWHRAYELGLFPLIHCATSFGDYKEMRNLLVENKELRDEVRRIMHKIGRDLVIPEEIVHYSEWVHVMRFEIAKLRKYDLSNIITTVHPACHCYKMIPEDCIYDKDIYAGKRTAVSTGVALALGAQVADYSTWYDCCGFGFRHILTEREASRSFVMDRKIRPMVLEANSDVCITQDTGCTTTLDKNQWIGKAMGYTEQVPVMADVMFAALVCGADVYKIVQLQWHTTDWRPLCEKIGIDWKKSEEEYNAYLEKLRAGEKPENLYEYA encoded by the coding sequence ATGGCTATTGAGATTAGGAACAGATTGGGGCTTGCCGATGTTAAATCAGACTTTAGACATATCGCAGGCAGAAAAATTGAAAATATTCATAATGAACTTTTAGAACTTGAAGCAAAAGGCGAACTGAAAGTAATTCACATTACGGACGAGCACAAACCTATTGAAGCCGAAACTCTGTTTGGTTGGAAGAAGAAGATACCTACAACAAAACTATGGCATCATAAATCTTGCGGACAGTGCGGAAATATCCCCGGCTATCCGGTGTCGCTTCTATGGTTTATGAATAAATTCGGTACGGAGTATGTTGACGAAAGAAATCAGACTTCCTGTACTGCGTGGAATTATCACGGTTCCGCAACTTCAAATCCGGTCGGTCTTGCTGCGGTTGCAGTCAGAAATTGGCATAGGGCTTACGAATTAGGACTTTTTCCGTTAATACACTGCGCAACGTCTTTTGGGGATTATAAAGAAATGCGCAATCTGCTTGTTGAAAACAAAGAATTGAGAGATGAAGTCAGAAGAATAATGCACAAAATAGGCAGAGACCTTGTAATTCCGGAAGAAATAGTCCATTACAGCGAGTGGGTTCATGTCATGAGATTTGAAATAGCAAAACTTAGAAAATATGATTTAAGCAATATTATTACGACTGTTCATCCTGCCTGTCATTGTTATAAGATGATTCCAGAAGATTGTATTTATGATAAAGACATCTATGCAGGAAAAAGAACTGCCGTTTCAACCGGCGTCGCTCTTGCTCTGGGGGCTCAGGTTGCCGATTATTCCACCTGGTACGACTGCTGCGGATTTGGATTCCGGCATATATTGACGGAAAGGGAAGCTTCAAGGTCTTTTGTTATGGATAGAAAAATAAGACCTATGGTGCTCGAAGCTAATTCTGACGTATGCATAACTCAGGATACCGGATGCACCACAACGCTCGATAAAAATCAATGGATAGGCAAAGCTATGGGCTATACCGAACAGGTGCCGGTTATGGCGGACGTTATGTTTGCCGCTCTCGTATGCGGAGCCGATGTTTATAAAATAGTTCAGCTTCAATGGCATACGACCGATTGGAGACCGTTATGCGAAAAAATCGGAATCGACTGGAAGAAATCAGAAGAAGAATATAACGCCTATTTAGAGAAATTGAGAGCCGGCGAAAAACCTGAAAATCTGTATGAATATGCGTAA
- a CDS encoding CoB--CoM heterodisulfide reductase iron-sulfur subunit A family protein, with protein MAENILVIGGGPAGLHAAIELAELGVNVSLVERDTFFGGNPKKFKYKYLFPDLQPADNVIGELIKRAESNNNIKKYLSANIESFKEDGKKFNAVIKSSAGSETKTFDSVIVATGFEHFDPAKDSKYSYQLFDDVIDIKDLERMMGEGNFTRPSNGKPPKNVAIILCVGSRDRHVGNQYCSRVCCTVSVKQAIELREHFPETEVYIFYMDIRTYGFYEDLYWKAMEEHDVQIVKGRVAEITSGPDNTVICKGEDTLLRGPFEIPFDMVVLASGMEGGPQSPEMADKLGIELDEHGFLKQANITLSPFKSNKDGIFLAGACTGPKAIADAIVEGGAAAMNAYIYAKKNS; from the coding sequence ATGGCTGAAAATATTCTTGTAATAGGCGGAGGACCCGCAGGACTTCATGCTGCTATCGAACTTGCCGAATTGGGCGTAAATGTAAGTTTAGTGGAAAGAGACACCTTTTTTGGAGGAAATCCGAAAAAATTTAAATACAAATATTTATTTCCAGACCTTCAGCCGGCAGATAACGTTATAGGTGAACTGATCAAACGTGCTGAATCTAATAATAATATAAAAAAATATCTTTCGGCAAATATTGAAAGCTTTAAGGAAGACGGCAAAAAATTTAATGCCGTTATAAAATCAAGTGCCGGCAGCGAAACTAAGACATTTGATTCTGTTATTGTTGCGACAGGTTTTGAACACTTTGACCCTGCCAAAGATTCAAAATATTCATATCAATTATTTGACGATGTTATAGACATTAAAGATTTAGAAAGAATGATGGGCGAAGGAAATTTTACGCGTCCTTCTAACGGCAAACCGCCTAAAAACGTGGCAATAATTTTATGCGTAGGTTCAAGGGACAGGCATGTCGGCAATCAATATTGCTCAAGAGTATGCTGTACCGTTTCTGTTAAACAGGCTATAGAGCTGAGAGAACATTTTCCTGAAACAGAGGTTTATATATTCTATATGGATATAAGAACATACGGGTTTTATGAAGATTTATACTGGAAAGCCATGGAAGAACACGATGTGCAGATAGTCAAAGGCAGGGTAGCAGAAATTACATCGGGACCTGACAATACCGTAATATGTAAGGGTGAAGATACACTGCTCAGGGGTCCTTTCGAAATACCGTTCGATATGGTGGTTCTTGCTTCCGGTATGGAAGGCGGTCCGCAGTCTCCTGAAATGGCGGATAAACTCGGTATAGAGCTTGACGAACATGGTTTTCTGAAACAGGCGAATATTACGCTGTCACCTTTTAAATCAAACAAAGACGGTATTTTTCTGGCAGGAGCATGCACAGGTCCTAAAGCTATTGCGGATGCAATAGTAGAAGGCGGAGCAGCTGCAATGAATGCTTATATATATGCCAAAAAAAATTCTTAA
- a CDS encoding 4Fe-4S dicluster domain-containing protein produces the protein MAEEHNKNSERPVAEKGEHIIARHLIDDDAIKEEKNLVIDGVDVSGRWNTFIETRVDSEFDRSFFDEIQKTVVGSRINRCWQCGMCTASCTVTPLYRRFNPRAFIYMMQLGNLKQLKKYVDVAWRCVGCYKCSQRCPKQVNPAEMMEALALLIKKYFPEEIKSKHQLTIDEEVKAIYEGMILGHGRLDLANLHTTAMRKMGKTTELLSDKDERGAIFKMMKDGRALSVLRLGKPHKWHKSKDAIDNYLRHAGTLEQENN, from the coding sequence ATGGCTGAAGAGCATAATAAAAATAGCGAAAGACCCGTTGCCGAAAAAGGCGAACATATAATAGCAAGACATCTGATAGACGATGATGCAATCAAAGAAGAAAAAAATCTTGTTATTGACGGCGTTGATGTTTCAGGCAGATGGAATACCTTTATTGAAACAAGGGTGGATTCAGAATTCGACAGGAGTTTTTTTGACGAAATTCAAAAAACTGTCGTCGGTTCAAGAATTAACAGATGCTGGCAATGCGGTATGTGTACTGCAAGCTGTACCGTAACACCTCTATATAGAAGATTTAATCCGCGCGCTTTTATATATATGATGCAGCTCGGAAATTTAAAACAATTGAAAAAATATGTAGACGTCGCATGGCGCTGCGTAGGATGCTACAAATGTTCGCAGAGATGTCCTAAACAGGTTAATCCTGCAGAAATGATGGAAGCGTTGGCTCTGTTAATAAAAAAATATTTTCCTGAAGAAATTAAATCTAAACATCAGCTTACAATCGATGAAGAAGTTAAGGCGATATACGAAGGCATGATATTGGGACACGGCAGATTAGACCTTGCCAATCTGCACACGACGGCTATGAGAAAAATGGGGAAGACTACCGAACTGTTGAGTGATAAAGATGAAAGGGGCGCTATTTTTAAAATGATGAAAGACGGACGTGCATTGTCTGTTTTAAGACTCGGAAAACCACATAAATGGCATAAATCTAAGGATGCTATAGATAATTATTTAAGGCACGCGGGAACCCTTGAACAGGAAAATAATTAA
- a CDS encoding disulfide reductase — MGNLKENQAAYYPGCALLTIDRAYNNSSKLVSKKMGIELVDIPDYNCCGIGEMKSKGAVSLYLPLRNMVIAKSELGSKDLVMACSVCYHEFTRSIERAKEDKKLLDEVNSILKEADEEEYVPDGGARHILEFLYNEKGPGEAKKNTVKPLKGLKVAPYYGCLYSRPSMYTFTDKKPGMDNSERPRFMHEFLESIGAEVVQYGNEVQCCGGRNVVQDEETSFALCSQTLSKAKKAGADVLVVICPKCAGALDVNQPKIVEKFGKDSELPVVYLTQLMALAFGFSEKEVQFSDMISNPLEVLKEKGHFI, encoded by the coding sequence ATGGGAAATTTAAAAGAAAATCAGGCTGCTTATTATCCTGGGTGCGCTTTATTAACGATTGACAGAGCTTATAACAACAGCTCTAAATTAGTTTCTAAAAAGATGGGTATAGAATTAGTTGATATACCTGATTATAATTGCTGCGGCATCGGAGAAATGAAATCTAAGGGCGCCGTGTCTTTATATCTGCCTCTTAGAAATATGGTAATAGCTAAATCTGAACTCGGGAGTAAAGACCTTGTTATGGCATGCTCAGTCTGCTATCATGAATTCACGAGGTCTATTGAACGGGCAAAAGAAGATAAAAAATTACTTGATGAAGTTAATTCCATTTTGAAAGAAGCCGATGAGGAAGAGTACGTTCCTGATGGCGGCGCGCGTCATATTCTAGAATTTTTATACAACGAGAAAGGACCCGGCGAAGCTAAAAAAAATACGGTCAAACCGTTAAAAGGACTGAAAGTTGCACCATATTACGGCTGTTTATATTCGAGACCGTCAATGTATACGTTTACGGATAAGAAACCGGGTATGGATAATTCTGAAAGACCGCGTTTTATGCATGAATTTCTTGAAAGTATAGGAGCCGAGGTTGTTCAGTACGGCAACGAAGTGCAATGCTGCGGAGGCAGAAATGTAGTTCAGGATGAAGAAACATCTTTTGCTCTTTGTTCTCAGACGCTTTCGAAAGCAAAGAAAGCCGGAGCAGATGTTCTGGTAGTTATCTGTCCGAAATGCGCAGGAGCTTTAGACGTTAATCAACCTAAAATTGTTGAAAAATTCGGTAAAGATTCCGAACTTCCGGTTGTGTATCTTACGCAGTTGATGGCGCTTGCTTTCGGTTTTTCCGAAAAAGAAGTCCAATTTAGCGATATGATATCAAACCCCTTAGAAGTATTAAAAGAGAAGGGTCATTTTATTTAA
- a CDS encoding rubrerythrin produces MTNTEKNLTEAFAGESQANRKYTAWARQADAEGYPEVAELFRSIAEGETAHALGHFNHMNGIKTTPENLKKAIEGEKYEVREMYPRMAKEAREEGLEEIAKWFDMVGRAESAHMKAFEKVLAEIE; encoded by the coding sequence ATGACAAATACAGAAAAAAATCTTACGGAAGCATTCGCAGGCGAATCTCAGGCAAACAGAAAATATACCGCATGGGCTAGGCAGGCAGACGCCGAAGGTTACCCTGAGGTTGCCGAACTTTTTAGGTCTATAGCAGAGGGGGAAACAGCCCACGCTTTAGGTCATTTTAATCATATGAACGGTATAAAAACTACGCCGGAAAATTTAAAAAAAGCTATAGAAGGGGAAAAGTACGAAGTACGCGAAATGTATCCGCGAATGGCTAAAGAAGCTCGCGAGGAAGGACTGGAAGAAATTGCAAAATGGTTTGACATGGTGGGAAGGGCAGAAAGTGCACATATGAAAGCTTTTGAAAAAGTTTTAGCAGAAATTGAATAA
- a CDS encoding phospholipid carrier-dependent glycosyltransferase, which produces MNKNKLITNFLFGFLIVLFIFRIIFITHIDLIPEETYYWQWSRHLSLSYYDMSPMIAYIIALTTFFGKLNSQFFVRLGAPVISLLISLFVYIILQKLTSNKTYSLGAAVLLNVIPIFNIGSILIVYGDAQLLFFSLSIFFLIYLILFKKDYYIYLIGAATGLALLSKYTAVFLYPIVFLFFLLSKNYRKYLLRKEPYIAFLISLLLFSPVIIWNYLNDYASLRHLFTLSGNHVNFNAFIHNLLLFIGSQAGIFSPFIFIILIFSMFYGFYKGIKNKDDIYLALSVSALVPFAYFLYQCTKTEVQPNWPVFLYFPAYIMASLLFFKYYSNRLKKNISKKLAASALSFSIIVGLLFSVLIFIEPSYPIIKFKLDKSPVRDVLGWRKLAFDVDKIAAADKKDNFLISARRFQVASELAYYMKGQPETYSFNYFKRNNEYSLWNNFKTKKGQNFLYVIDTKYGKHIEKKLSSNFKRYKLLKTITIRHQGQKVRTVKIYGLYDFLYKNKYLFKKFASKTF; this is translated from the coding sequence ATGAATAAAAACAAACTAATCACAAATTTTCTATTCGGTTTCTTAATTGTTCTATTTATTTTCAGGATTATCTTTATTACCCATATCGACCTGATTCCGGAAGAAACTTATTACTGGCAGTGGTCGCGGCATCTTTCGCTTTCATATTACGATATGTCTCCCATGATTGCATATATTATTGCGTTAACAACTTTTTTCGGAAAACTTAATTCTCAATTTTTTGTAAGATTGGGCGCTCCCGTAATTTCACTGCTTATCTCACTGTTTGTTTATATTATACTGCAAAAATTAACATCCAATAAAACATACAGCCTCGGCGCTGCGGTACTGCTTAATGTCATACCGATATTTAATATAGGTTCAATCCTTATAGTTTACGGAGACGCACAGCTTTTATTTTTTTCGCTTTCCATTTTTTTTTTAATTTACCTAATACTCTTTAAAAAAGATTATTATATTTATTTAATTGGAGCTGCCACAGGACTTGCACTGTTAAGCAAATATACTGCGGTTTTTTTATATCCTATTGTTTTTTTATTCTTTCTGCTAAGCAAAAATTATAGAAAATACTTATTGAGAAAAGAGCCGTATATTGCTTTTTTAATATCTTTGCTTTTGTTCTCTCCTGTAATTATATGGAATTATTTAAATGATTATGCATCGTTAAGACATTTATTTACTTTATCCGGAAATCACGTAAATTTTAATGCATTTATTCATAATCTGCTTTTATTTATAGGCTCTCAGGCAGGCATTTTTTCACCGTTTATTTTTATTATTTTAATATTTTCTATGTTTTACGGATTTTACAAGGGAATAAAAAATAAAGACGATATATATCTTGCGCTTTCTGTTTCAGCCCTTGTACCGTTTGCATATTTTTTATACCAGTGCACAAAAACGGAGGTACAGCCTAACTGGCCTGTTTTTTTATATTTTCCGGCATATATAATGGCAAGTCTGTTATTTTTTAAATATTACAGCAACAGACTTAAAAAAAACATTTCAAAAAAACTTGCGGCTTCTGCGTTATCTTTTTCTATTATTGTAGGACTTTTATTTTCGGTATTAATTTTCATTGAACCGTCTTATCCGATAATAAAATTCAAATTAGACAAAAGTCCTGTGCGTGATGTTCTGGGGTGGAGAAAATTAGCCTTTGACGTTGATAAAATCGCAGCGGCTGATAAAAAAGACAATTTTTTAATTTCTGCAAGAAGATTTCAAGTTGCAAGCGAACTTGCCTATTACATGAAAGGACAACCGGAAACATATTCTTTTAATTATTTCAAAAGAAATAACGAATATAGTTTATGGAATAATTTTAAAACAAAAAAAGGACAAAATTTTTTATATGTTATAGATACGAAATACGGCAAACATATAGAAAAAAAATTGTCCTCCAATTTTAAAAGATATAAACTGCTCAAGACAATAACTATACGCCATCAAGGACAAAAAGTCAGGACCGTAAAGATTTACGGTCTATACGATTTCCTCTATAAAAATAAATATTTATTTAAGAAATTCGCATCAAAAACATTCTGA
- the pilM gene encoding type IV pilus assembly protein PilM: MGFKINLSSKKMVGIDIGYSSIKILELSRAGSKYTLDSIDLINLPSGIVSDGFLKDHASAISYIKSSFANHSMKDKNVVISIPCKHVIIKNIDMPKMKESELDSAIFYEAQQYITYDIKEVSFDYEILGDSAADAGSNLIMIIAGKKDIINDRVDLMNECGLYSPIVDVDCIATENMFNFNYPEETDQMAGIIKVGATETNVHIVNKGFNLFRRDIPIGGVNITEEIAKKFQMDFNEAENVKTGGIEKRDENFKTNYMIYINMIVARITSEIQRTIDYFAANNDKQYPKKIFLTGGSAMLSGLSGDIESKLNIPVSIINPFRKIVFGNNIGDTSFIESKYSLFGVAVGLAVRGLEP; the protein is encoded by the coding sequence ATGGGTTTTAAAATTAATTTATCATCAAAAAAAATGGTCGGCATAGATATAGGATATAGTTCTATTAAAATATTGGAATTATCCAGAGCGGGCAGCAAATACACATTAGATTCCATAGATTTAATCAACCTCCCGTCAGGAATTGTTTCCGACGGATTTCTGAAAGACCATGCGTCGGCTATTTCATACATTAAAAGTTCTTTTGCTAATCACAGCATGAAAGACAAGAATGTTGTTATATCTATTCCCTGCAAGCATGTTATTATAAAAAATATAGATATGCCTAAAATGAAAGAATCGGAACTTGATTCCGCTATTTTTTACGAAGCTCAGCAATATATAACTTACGACATTAAGGAAGTATCTTTTGACTATGAAATATTGGGCGATTCTGCCGCAGATGCAGGCAGCAATCTGATAATGATTATCGCCGGCAAAAAAGATATTATAAATGATAGGGTCGATTTAATGAATGAATGCGGTTTGTATTCGCCTATAGTGGATGTTGACTGCATAGCTACGGAAAATATGTTTAATTTTAATTATCCCGAAGAAACGGATCAGATGGCCGGAATTATAAAAGTAGGAGCGACTGAGACCAATGTTCATATTGTCAATAAAGGTTTTAACCTATTTAGAAGAGACATACCCATCGGAGGGGTTAATATTACCGAAGAAATAGCAAAAAAATTTCAGATGGATTTTAATGAGGCGGAAAATGTTAAAACCGGCGGCATTGAAAAAAGAGACGAAAATTTCAAAACCAATTATATGATATATATAAATATGATTGTTGCAAGAATAACATCAGAGATACAGAGAACGATAGACTATTTTGCGGCTAATAACGATAAACAGTATCCTAAAAAAATATTTCTCACGGGCGGTTCTGCTATGCTTTCAGGTCTTTCCGGAGATATAGAATCTAAACTTAATATACCAGTTTCAATCATTAATCCGTTTAGAAAAATTGTTTTTGGCAATAATATCGGCGATACAAGTTTTATAGAATCTAAATATTCGCTTTTCGGCGTTGCAGTCGGTTTGGCAGTCAGAGGGTTAGAGCCATGA